The Streptomyces phaeolivaceus genome has a window encoding:
- a CDS encoding ABC transporter permease, with the protein MLKATLRSFLAHKGRLLLSALAVVLSVAFVSGSLIFSDTVTRTFDRLFASTSADVTVGPKDDDLSGQLPTGAVETVPASLAQRVAGIDGVADTHVDAAVENVTVVDAENESVGPTTGAPTIATNWYVTDRSPVKLTGGHAPEGPGEALLDADTAKNKDVSIGDTLTVLAQPGSFKVKIVGIATFTTTNPGAALVFLDTRAAQTELLGDPDAATTISVTAEPGVSDDALKRRIADELGPTAYDYQTADEQAESAAASLGGFLDVIKYVMLGFAGIATLVGVFLIVNTFSMLIAQRTRELGLLRALGADRRQVRRSVLTEAALLGLVGSTLGLAAGIALAFGLIELMGAFGMNLSSAEMVIGVGTPIAAYVVGLGVTFVAAYLPARRASTVSPMAALSDAEIAGVGRPLKVRAIVGGVVGAAGAAALAGCALSTDTGTAASLLGLGVVLTLIATVIAGPLLVRPVIRVLGGAFPALFGSVGRMSQRNALRNPRRTGATAAALMVGIALVGGMSVASASMTKSFDDEIDKTLGADFVIQNQNFMPFPQEVTDKVRATDGAGLVVRQRFTPVEVRLPDGDRIETTASAYDPDLDEVANVTYAEGDSAAALADGALAMDVDFAREHDVKVGSTIPVRFPAGKSAELKVAALTDQDTADGFGMQGGLYFGMGTIEKYVPDGQDSSLYVNAGSGVGADELRADLERTLDAYPQVQVRDQADYKELIRNQIAVLLYLVYALLGLAIVIAVLGVVNTLALSVVERTREIGLLRAIGLARRQLRRMIRLESVMIAVFGAVLGLALGLVWGVCVQQVLALQGMKALAIPWGTVVAVVVGSAVVGVVAALLPALRASRMNVLAAIAHE; encoded by the coding sequence GTGCTCAAGGCGACCCTGCGGAGTTTCCTCGCGCACAAGGGGCGGCTGCTGCTCTCGGCGCTGGCGGTCGTGCTGTCCGTGGCGTTCGTCTCGGGCAGCCTGATCTTCTCGGACACGGTCACCCGTACCTTCGACCGGCTCTTCGCCTCCACCTCGGCCGATGTGACCGTGGGCCCGAAGGACGACGATCTGTCGGGCCAGCTGCCGACCGGTGCCGTGGAGACCGTGCCCGCCTCGCTCGCGCAGCGGGTCGCGGGCATCGACGGCGTCGCGGACACCCATGTCGACGCGGCCGTGGAGAACGTCACGGTCGTCGACGCCGAGAACGAGTCGGTGGGTCCGACCACGGGCGCCCCCACCATCGCCACCAACTGGTACGTCACCGACCGCAGCCCCGTGAAGCTGACCGGCGGACACGCCCCGGAGGGCCCCGGCGAGGCACTGCTCGACGCGGACACCGCGAAGAACAAGGACGTGAGCATCGGCGACACCCTGACGGTGCTCGCCCAGCCGGGCTCCTTCAAGGTGAAGATCGTCGGCATCGCCACCTTCACCACCACCAACCCCGGCGCCGCGCTGGTCTTCCTCGACACCCGGGCCGCCCAGACCGAACTGCTGGGCGACCCCGACGCCGCCACCACGATCTCGGTGACCGCCGAGCCGGGGGTGAGCGACGACGCCCTCAAGCGGCGGATCGCCGACGAGCTGGGGCCGACGGCGTACGACTACCAGACCGCCGACGAGCAGGCCGAGTCCGCCGCCGCCTCGCTCGGCGGATTCCTCGACGTCATCAAGTACGTGATGCTCGGCTTCGCCGGGATCGCGACACTCGTCGGGGTCTTCCTCATCGTCAACACCTTCTCCATGCTCATCGCCCAACGCACCCGCGAACTGGGCCTGTTGCGCGCGCTGGGCGCCGACCGGCGGCAGGTGCGGCGGTCGGTGCTCACCGAGGCCGCGCTCCTCGGCCTGGTCGGGTCGACGCTCGGCCTGGCCGCGGGCATCGCGCTGGCCTTCGGGCTGATCGAGCTGATGGGCGCCTTCGGGATGAACCTCAGCTCGGCCGAGATGGTGATCGGCGTGGGCACGCCCATCGCGGCGTACGTCGTCGGGCTGGGCGTCACCTTCGTGGCGGCCTACCTCCCGGCGCGCCGGGCGTCGACCGTGTCCCCGATGGCGGCGCTCTCGGACGCCGAGATCGCCGGAGTGGGACGGCCACTGAAGGTGCGCGCGATCGTCGGCGGGGTCGTCGGGGCGGCCGGTGCCGCCGCGCTCGCGGGCTGCGCGCTGTCGACGGACACGGGTACGGCGGCCTCCCTGCTCGGCCTCGGCGTGGTCCTCACCCTCATCGCGACGGTCATCGCGGGACCGCTGCTCGTACGTCCGGTCATCCGGGTCCTCGGCGGCGCGTTCCCCGCGCTGTTCGGCTCCGTGGGCCGGATGAGCCAGCGCAACGCCCTGCGCAACCCGCGCCGGACCGGGGCCACCGCCGCCGCGCTGATGGTGGGGATCGCGCTGGTCGGCGGGATGTCCGTGGCGAGCGCGTCGATGACCAAGTCCTTCGACGACGAGATCGACAAGACCCTCGGCGCCGACTTCGTCATCCAGAACCAGAACTTCATGCCGTTCCCGCAGGAGGTCACCGACAAGGTCCGCGCCACGGACGGCGCCGGCCTGGTCGTACGGCAGCGGTTCACCCCGGTGGAGGTACGGCTGCCGGACGGCGACCGGATCGAGACGACCGCCTCGGCCTACGACCCGGACCTCGACGAGGTCGCCAACGTCACCTACGCCGAGGGCGACAGCGCCGCCGCGCTGGCGGACGGCGCCCTCGCGATGGACGTGGACTTCGCGCGGGAGCACGACGTGAAGGTGGGCAGCACGATCCCGGTCCGCTTCCCCGCCGGGAAGAGCGCCGAGCTGAAGGTGGCCGCGCTCACCGACCAGGACACCGCCGACGGCTTCGGCATGCAGGGCGGGCTGTACTTCGGGATGGGCACCATCGAGAAGTACGTGCCCGACGGCCAGGACTCGTCGCTGTACGTGAACGCCGGCTCGGGCGTCGGCGCCGACGAGCTGCGCGCCGACCTGGAACGGACCCTGGACGCCTATCCCCAGGTCCAGGTCCGCGACCAGGCCGACTACAAGGAGCTGATCCGCAACCAGATCGCCGTACTCCTCTATCTGGTCTACGCGCTGCTCGGCCTGGCGATCGTCATCGCGGTGCTCGGCGTGGTCAACACCCTCGCCCTGTCGGTGGTCGAGCGCACCCGGGAGATCGGGCTGCTGCGCGCGATCGGGCTGGCCCGGCGGCAGCTGCGGCGGATGATCCGGCTGGAGTCGGTGATGATCGCCGTGTTCGGCGCGGTCCTCGGCCTCGCGCTGGGCCTGGTCTGGGGCGTGTGTGTGCAGCAGGTGCTGGCGCTGCAGGGCATGAAGGCGCTGGCGATCCCGTGGGGCACGGTCGTCGCCGTGGTGGTCGGCTCGGCGGTGGTGGGTGTCGTGGCGGCCCTGCTGCCCGCGCTGCGCGCCTCCCGGATGAACGTGCTGGCGGCCATCGCGCACGAATGA
- a CDS encoding LLM class F420-dependent oxidoreductase, whose protein sequence is MPRPFRFGVSLLSPTSGEEWRAKCRRAEQLGYDVILVPDHLGMPAPFPSLVAAAEATERPRLGTFVLNAGFWNPTLLAREVATTDALTGGRLELGLGTGYVPAEHEKAGLPWGSAGERVDHLLRTVEELDRLFGSEEHQPRPAQRPRVPLLVGANGDRMLRITAEHADIAAFTGARTVAGGTLEALTAGELDERVGRYQEFAAGRKEPAELNLLIQIVELTEDRGAAVRPWLGHLPSLDEEQVLQLPLVLVGTLEEIVEQVLAQRERYGFSYLTVLEPNMEVFAKVVEALRGR, encoded by the coding sequence ATGCCGCGCCCGTTCCGTTTCGGAGTCAGTCTGCTCAGCCCCACGTCGGGAGAGGAGTGGCGCGCCAAGTGCCGCAGGGCCGAACAGCTCGGGTACGACGTGATCCTGGTCCCGGACCATCTGGGCATGCCGGCCCCGTTCCCGTCGCTGGTCGCGGCGGCGGAGGCGACCGAGCGGCCACGGCTCGGCACGTTCGTGCTCAACGCGGGCTTCTGGAACCCGACGCTGCTGGCCCGCGAGGTCGCCACCACGGACGCGCTGACCGGCGGGCGGCTGGAACTGGGGCTCGGCACCGGGTACGTACCGGCCGAGCACGAGAAGGCCGGGCTGCCCTGGGGGTCGGCGGGCGAGCGGGTGGACCATCTGCTGCGTACGGTCGAGGAGTTGGACCGGCTGTTCGGCTCCGAGGAGCACCAGCCGCGGCCCGCGCAGCGGCCCCGGGTGCCGTTGCTCGTCGGCGCCAACGGTGACCGGATGCTGCGGATCACCGCCGAGCACGCGGACATCGCGGCGTTCACGGGCGCGCGGACGGTGGCGGGCGGCACGCTGGAGGCGCTGACCGCCGGGGAACTCGACGAACGGGTGGGCCGCTACCAGGAGTTCGCGGCCGGGCGGAAGGAACCCGCCGAACTGAACCTGCTGATCCAGATCGTCGAACTGACCGAGGACCGCGGCGCCGCCGTGCGGCCGTGGCTCGGCCATCTCCCGAGCCTCGACGAGGAGCAGGTCCTCCAGCTGCCGCTGGTCCTCGTCGGGACGCTGGAGGAGATCGTCGAACAGGTGCTGGCGCAGCGCGAGCGGTACGGATTCTCGTATCTGACCGTCCTGGAGCCGAACATGGAGGTCTTCGCGAAGGTGGTCGAGGCGCTGCGGGGCCGGTGA
- a CDS encoding GNAT family N-acetyltransferase — MIDLRVRAATPDDLDAVLAFWKVAAEGTSISDDRAGVERLVARDPETLILAELDGELVGTVIAGFDGWRCHLYRLAVHPERRRRGIGSALLTAAEERFVRLGGRRGDAMVLVRNETAQHAWRAAGYAPEEKWRRWVKPLGD, encoded by the coding sequence ATGATCGACTTGCGTGTACGGGCCGCGACGCCCGACGACCTCGACGCCGTCCTCGCCTTCTGGAAGGTGGCCGCCGAGGGCACCAGCATCAGCGACGACCGTGCGGGCGTCGAGCGGCTGGTGGCCCGTGACCCCGAGACCCTGATCCTCGCCGAGCTGGACGGCGAACTGGTGGGCACGGTCATCGCCGGCTTCGACGGCTGGCGGTGCCATCTGTACCGGCTCGCGGTGCACCCCGAGCGGCGGCGCAGGGGCATCGGCTCGGCACTGCTCACCGCCGCCGAGGAGCGCTTCGTACGGCTCGGCGGGCGGCGCGGGGACGCGATGGTGCTCGTCCGCAACGAGACCGCCCAGCATGCGTGGCGGGCGGCCGGGTACGCGCCCGAGGAGAAGTGGCGCCGCTGGGTGAAGCCGCTCGGGGACTGA
- a CDS encoding hemolysin family protein, with translation MTEVLLLLVAVLLSLICGAFVAAEFSLTTVDRGRLERAVERGERGAAGALKAVRNLTFQLSGAQLGITVTNLVVGMLAEPSIAKLIAGPLEAVGIPASASSSVALVIGTALSTVVLMVVGELVPKNWAISAPLPVAKKVANPQRWFSAAFQPFITHLNNTANRLVRLFGIEPAEELASARGPQELAALARHSAKEGALEADTAELFVRTLNLADLTAENVMTPRVQVIALDAQATCEDVANATRATGLSRFPVYRGSLDSVVGTVHIKDVLAVPAERRLRTSVAELLREPLLVPESLTVDRVLDRLSGKRTMAVVIDEYGGTAGVVTLEDIVEEVVGEVRDEHDPHETPDLAPVGTDEDGRELYSADGSARTDQLARVGLRAPHGPYETLAGLVATELGRIPAVGDTVEVVGWRMDVVDAAGRRAARVLLHAPTASDEEQDEHRTREGETR, from the coding sequence ATGACAGAAGTGCTCCTCCTTCTGGTGGCGGTGCTGCTCTCGCTGATCTGTGGTGCCTTCGTCGCCGCCGAGTTCTCCCTGACGACGGTCGACCGGGGCCGGCTGGAGCGGGCCGTGGAGCGCGGCGAGCGGGGCGCCGCCGGCGCCCTCAAGGCCGTACGGAACCTGACGTTCCAGCTCTCCGGGGCCCAGCTCGGCATCACCGTCACCAACCTGGTGGTCGGCATGCTCGCCGAGCCGTCCATCGCCAAGCTGATCGCGGGCCCGCTGGAGGCGGTCGGCATCCCGGCCTCCGCGTCGAGTTCGGTGGCGCTGGTGATCGGTACGGCGCTGTCGACCGTCGTGCTGATGGTGGTCGGCGAGCTGGTGCCCAAGAACTGGGCGATCTCCGCGCCGCTGCCGGTGGCGAAGAAGGTGGCCAATCCGCAGCGCTGGTTCAGCGCCGCGTTCCAGCCGTTCATCACCCACCTCAACAACACCGCCAACCGTCTCGTACGGCTCTTCGGCATCGAGCCCGCCGAGGAGCTGGCCTCCGCGCGCGGCCCGCAGGAGCTGGCGGCCCTCGCCCGGCACTCGGCCAAGGAGGGCGCCCTGGAGGCGGACACCGCCGAACTGTTCGTGCGCACCCTGAACCTGGCGGACCTGACCGCGGAGAACGTGATGACCCCGCGCGTCCAGGTCATCGCCCTGGACGCCCAGGCGACCTGCGAGGACGTGGCGAACGCGACCCGGGCCACCGGCCTGTCCCGCTTCCCCGTCTACCGGGGCAGCCTGGACTCGGTGGTCGGCACCGTGCACATCAAGGACGTGCTGGCCGTGCCCGCCGAGCGCCGGCTGCGCACCTCCGTCGCCGAACTGCTGCGCGAACCGCTCCTCGTCCCCGAGTCCCTGACCGTCGACCGGGTCCTCGACCGGCTCTCCGGCAAGCGCACGATGGCCGTCGTCATCGACGAGTACGGCGGCACCGCCGGTGTCGTGACGCTGGAGGACATCGTCGAGGAGGTCGTCGGCGAGGTGCGGGACGAGCACGACCCGCACGAGACACCCGACCTGGCACCCGTCGGCACCGACGAGGACGGCCGCGAGCTGTACTCGGCCGACGGCTCGGCCCGCACCGACCAGCTGGCCCGCGTCGGCCTGCGCGCGCCGCACGGGCCGTACGAGACGCTCGCGGGTCTCGTCGCCACCGAGCTGGGGCGTATTCCGGCCGTCGGTGACACCGTCGAGGTCGTCGGCTGGCGGATGGACGTGGTGGACGCTGCCGGACGCCGGGCCGCACGCGTGCTGCTGCACGCGCCGACCGCGTCCGACGAGGAACAAGACGAGCACCGGACGCGCGAGGGAGAGACGCGATGA
- a CDS encoding hemolysin family protein: MTAVQLLIGFATLVVNAFFVGAEFALISVRRSQIEPYAEQGDRRARSVLWGLQHVSALMAAAQLGITLCTLVLGVVAEPAIEHLLEPVFHAMGVPEGAGHVVSFVIALTLATYLHMLLGEMVPKNIALAEPVRSALLLGPPLVTLSRGLRPVIFTINAFANTLLKLMRIETKDEVTAAFSDTELARLVADSSEAGLIDDRAQERLRDALELGRRPVRDVVLPLERVVYAGMGVTPEELEGLSAESGFSRFPVVDEGRRIVGYLHVKDALDTTPRDVPFSVRDMRSIARVRETTPLDDVLTAMRRSRTHLAAVLGEDGRLAGIVTMEDVLRELLGQPSV; encoded by the coding sequence ATGACCGCCGTCCAACTGCTGATCGGTTTCGCGACGCTGGTCGTCAACGCCTTCTTCGTGGGCGCCGAGTTCGCGCTGATCTCGGTGCGCCGCAGCCAGATCGAGCCGTACGCCGAACAGGGCGACCGGCGGGCCCGCAGCGTGCTGTGGGGTCTGCAGCACGTGTCCGCGCTGATGGCCGCCGCACAGCTCGGCATCACCCTGTGCACGCTGGTCCTCGGTGTGGTCGCGGAGCCCGCGATCGAACATCTGCTGGAGCCGGTGTTCCACGCGATGGGTGTACCGGAGGGCGCGGGGCACGTGGTGTCCTTCGTGATCGCCCTGACCCTCGCCACCTATCTGCACATGCTGCTCGGCGAGATGGTGCCGAAGAACATCGCGCTCGCGGAGCCGGTGCGCAGCGCGCTGCTGCTCGGCCCGCCGCTGGTGACGCTGTCGCGCGGGCTGCGTCCGGTGATCTTCACGATCAACGCCTTCGCGAACACCCTGCTGAAGCTGATGCGGATCGAGACGAAGGACGAGGTCACGGCGGCCTTCTCGGACACCGAACTCGCCCGTCTCGTCGCGGACTCCAGCGAGGCCGGACTCATCGACGACCGCGCGCAGGAGCGGCTGCGCGACGCGCTGGAGCTGGGCCGCAGGCCCGTGCGCGATGTGGTGCTCCCGCTGGAGCGGGTCGTGTACGCGGGGATGGGGGTCACCCCGGAGGAGCTGGAGGGACTGTCGGCCGAGTCCGGGTTCTCCCGCTTCCCCGTGGTCGACGAGGGGCGCCGGATCGTGGGCTATCTCCATGTGAAGGACGCACTCGACACGACGCCGCGCGATGTGCCGTTCTCCGTCCGGGACATGCGGTCCATCGCCCGGGTCCGGGAGACCACCCCGCTGGACGACGTGCTCACCGCGATGCGCCGCAGCCGGACGCACCTGGCGGCCGTGCTGGGCGAGGACGGCCGACTGGCCGGGATCGTGACCATGGAGGACGTACTGCGGGAGCTGCTGGGTCAGCCCAGCGTGTGA
- a CDS encoding SGNH/GDSL hydrolase family protein: MQTNPSHSGPTYSSLVTVGDSFTEGMSDLLPDGSYRGWADLLAGRMAARTPGFRYANLAVRGKLIGQIVAEQVGVAAAMRADVITLVGGLNDTLRPKCDMGRVRGLLEEAVERLAPSCKQLVLMRSPGRQGPVLERFRPRMEELFDCIDELAARHGALVVDLYGAPSLADPRMWDVDRLHLTAEGHRRVAEAVWQALGQEAEDPEWRTPMPVTPPPGWTARQVAHARFARQYLLPWIGRRLTGRSSGDGLPAKRPELLPYEGPLA; encoded by the coding sequence ATGCAGACGAATCCCAGCCACTCCGGCCCCACCTACTCCAGCCTCGTCACGGTCGGCGACTCCTTCACCGAGGGCATGTCCGACCTCCTCCCCGACGGCTCCTACCGGGGTTGGGCGGATCTCCTCGCGGGCCGCATGGCCGCACGGACGCCCGGCTTCCGGTACGCCAACCTCGCGGTGCGCGGCAAGCTGATCGGCCAGATCGTCGCCGAGCAGGTGGGGGTCGCGGCGGCGATGCGGGCGGATGTGATCACGCTGGTCGGCGGCCTCAACGACACGCTCCGGCCCAAGTGCGACATGGGCCGGGTGCGCGGTCTGCTGGAGGAGGCGGTGGAGCGCCTCGCGCCCTCCTGCAAGCAGCTCGTGCTGATGCGCAGCCCCGGCCGTCAGGGCCCGGTCCTGGAGCGGTTCCGGCCGCGCATGGAGGAGCTGTTCGACTGCATCGACGAGCTGGCCGCCCGGCACGGCGCCCTCGTCGTCGACCTGTACGGCGCGCCGTCGCTGGCCGACCCCCGGATGTGGGACGTGGACCGGCTGCACCTGACGGCCGAGGGGCACCGCCGGGTCGCCGAGGCGGTCTGGCAGGCGCTCGGCCAGGAGGCGGAGGACCCGGAGTGGCGCACGCCGATGCCTGTCACTCCGCCGCCCGGCTGGACCGCCCGCCAGGTGGCCCACGCCCGGTTCGCCCGCCAGTATCTGCTGCCGTGGATAGGCCGCCGCCTCACCGGCCGCTCCTCGGGCGACGGCCTGCCGGCCAAGCGACCCGAGTTGCTGCCGTACGAGGGCCCGCTAGCGTAA
- a CDS encoding DUF4326 domain-containing protein: MSTTVINLKGRIRDFGPRLEFAPGDLVYIGRRWTMGHWDLPRHPLFNPFQYDTEKKKRDGTRAEVMAKYREYLTSDPDLMALVPQLRGKTLACWCAPEPCHGDILAELADAPDRPS, translated from the coding sequence GTGTCCACGACAGTGATCAACCTCAAGGGCCGTATCCGCGACTTCGGCCCCCGGCTGGAATTCGCCCCCGGCGACCTCGTGTACATCGGCCGCCGCTGGACCATGGGCCACTGGGACCTGCCGCGGCACCCGCTCTTCAACCCGTTCCAGTACGACACCGAGAAGAAGAAGCGCGACGGGACCCGGGCCGAGGTGATGGCGAAGTACCGCGAGTACCTGACCTCCGACCCCGACCTCATGGCCCTCGTACCGCAACTGCGCGGCAAGACCCTGGCCTGCTGGTGCGCACCGGAGCCGTGCCACGGCGACATCCTGGCGGAGCTGGCGGACGCCCCGGACCGGCCCTCGTAG
- the purB gene encoding adenylosuccinate lyase: MTSAPAKPRIPNVLAGRYASAQLATLWSPEQKVRLERQLWLAVLRAQKDLGIEVPDEALADYERVLDTVDLASIAEREKVTRHDVKARIEEFNDLAGHEHVHKGMTSRDLTENVEQLQIRLSLELVRDRTVAVLARLGKLAGEYGELVMAGRSHNVAAQATTLGKRFATAADELLVAYGRVEELLGRYPLRGIKGPVGTAQDMLDLLGGDAARLAELEDRIAGHLGFAQAFTSVGQVYPRSLDYEVVTALVQLAAAPSSIAKTIRLMAGHELVTEGFKPGQVGSSAMPHKMNTRSCERVNGLMVILRGYASMTGELAGDQWNEGDVSCSVVRRVALPDAFFALDGLLETFLTVLDEFGAFPAVVARELDRYLPFLATTKVLMGAVRAGVGREVAHEAIKEHAVASALAMREQGAERNELLDKLAADDRIPLDRDRLDALMADKLSFTGAAADQVAVVVARIEEIVKQRPEAAGYTPGAIL, from the coding sequence GTGACTTCTGCGCCAGCCAAGCCCCGCATCCCGAACGTCCTCGCCGGACGTTACGCCTCCGCCCAGCTCGCCACGCTCTGGTCGCCCGAGCAGAAGGTGAGGCTGGAGCGGCAGCTCTGGCTGGCCGTGCTGCGGGCCCAGAAGGATCTCGGGATCGAGGTGCCGGACGAGGCGCTCGCCGACTACGAGCGGGTCCTCGACACCGTCGACCTGGCCTCCATCGCCGAGCGCGAGAAGGTCACGCGGCACGATGTGAAGGCGCGGATCGAGGAGTTCAACGACCTCGCCGGGCATGAGCACGTGCACAAGGGCATGACCTCCCGCGACCTCACCGAGAACGTGGAGCAGCTGCAGATCCGGCTCTCCCTGGAGCTGGTCCGCGACCGGACGGTGGCCGTCCTGGCGCGCCTCGGCAAGCTGGCCGGTGAGTACGGCGAGCTGGTCATGGCGGGCCGCTCGCACAACGTGGCCGCGCAGGCCACCACCCTCGGCAAGCGCTTCGCCACGGCCGCCGACGAGCTGCTGGTGGCGTACGGCCGGGTCGAGGAGCTGCTCGGCCGGTACCCGCTGCGCGGTATCAAGGGCCCGGTGGGCACGGCCCAGGACATGCTGGATCTGCTGGGCGGGGACGCCGCCAGGCTGGCGGAGCTGGAGGACCGGATCGCCGGACACCTCGGCTTCGCACAGGCGTTCACCTCGGTCGGCCAGGTCTACCCACGCTCGCTGGACTACGAGGTCGTCACGGCCCTCGTCCAGCTGGCGGCGGCGCCCTCCTCCATCGCGAAGACGATCCGGCTGATGGCCGGGCACGAGCTGGTGACCGAGGGCTTCAAGCCGGGTCAGGTCGGTTCGTCCGCGATGCCGCACAAGATGAACACGCGGTCGTGCGAGCGCGTCAACGGCCTCATGGTCATCCTGCGCGGGTACGCGTCGATGACCGGCGAGCTGGCCGGCGACCAGTGGAACGAGGGCGATGTGTCGTGCTCGGTGGTGCGCCGGGTCGCGCTGCCGGACGCGTTCTTCGCGCTGGACGGTCTGTTGGAGACCTTCCTGACCGTGCTCGACGAGTTCGGCGCGTTCCCGGCCGTCGTCGCGCGTGAGCTGGACCGGTACCTCCCCTTCCTGGCCACGACCAAGGTGCTGATGGGCGCGGTGCGCGCGGGTGTCGGCCGTGAGGTCGCGCACGAGGCCATCAAGGAGCACGCCGTCGCCTCCGCGCTCGCCATGCGCGAGCAGGGCGCCGAGCGCAACGAACTCCTCGACAAGCTCGCCGCCGACGACCGCATCCCCCTGGACCGTGACCGGCTGGACGCCCTCATGGCCGACAAGCTCTCCTTCACGGGCGCCGCCGCCGACCAGGTCGCCGTGGTCGTCGCGCGGATCGAGGAGATCGTGAAGCAGCGCCCGGAGGCCGCCGGCTACACGCCGGGAGCGATCCTCTGA
- the mug gene encoding G/U mismatch-specific DNA glycosylase, whose protein sequence is MPDVTADGLRVLFCGINPGLMTAVSGHHFARHGNRFWPVLHLSGFTPRLLKPSEQGELPSYGLGITNVVARATARADELTPEEYVEGGRLLTAKVERLRPRWLAVVGVTAYRAAFGERKAAVGPQERTIGDARVWVLPNPSGLNAHWTAAAMAEEFGRLRVAADA, encoded by the coding sequence GTGCCGGATGTCACCGCGGACGGCCTCCGGGTTCTTTTCTGCGGCATCAACCCGGGGCTGATGACGGCCGTCTCCGGCCACCACTTCGCCCGGCACGGCAACCGCTTCTGGCCCGTCCTGCATCTGTCCGGCTTCACGCCCCGGCTCCTCAAGCCGTCCGAGCAGGGCGAGTTGCCGTCGTACGGGCTCGGCATCACCAATGTCGTCGCCCGCGCCACGGCACGCGCCGACGAGCTGACGCCGGAGGAGTACGTCGAGGGCGGGCGGCTGCTGACCGCCAAGGTGGAGCGACTCCGGCCGCGCTGGCTCGCGGTGGTCGGCGTGACCGCGTACCGGGCCGCGTTCGGCGAGCGCAAGGCCGCGGTCGGGCCGCAGGAGCGGACGATCGGGGACGCGCGCGTGTGGGTGCTGCCCAACCCCAGCGGGCTGAACGCGCACTGGACGGCGGCGGCCATGGCGGAGGAGTTCGGACGGCTGCGGGTGGCGGCGGACGCCTGA
- a CDS encoding ROK family transcriptional regulator, whose translation MGRLTGGDPSLLRRINSAVVLHALRATDHATLTEITRVTGLSRPTVEGVVEGLVEAGLVVERAAEEGAARRQGRPARHYRFRAEAGHLLGLDVGSHQVTALLADLDGRVLGSLSKDVSESASADDRLERLRSTVAELLRRSGVSRGSLRAVGVGSPGVIEADGAVRLCAALPQWTGLNLGERLSRSFKCAVLVENDANAAAVAEHWKGAAAESDDVVFVLAGLSPGAGSLIGGRLHRGYGGAAGEIGALHLLGREATPEALLSTTDEPLHPLDEQAVAEVFKHAREGDERAREAVDRFIQRLVHDVTALVLALDPELVVVGGWATGIDDVLDPLRHELARYCLRPPRVALSRLGEAAVAMGALRLALDHVEEQLFAVEGTVTARR comes from the coding sequence TTGGGGCGACTGACCGGCGGGGATCCCTCTCTGCTTCGAAGAATCAACTCGGCCGTGGTGCTGCACGCGCTGCGGGCCACGGACCACGCGACCCTCACCGAGATCACCAGGGTCACCGGGCTGTCCCGGCCCACGGTCGAGGGCGTCGTCGAGGGGTTGGTCGAGGCCGGTCTGGTGGTCGAGCGGGCCGCCGAGGAGGGCGCCGCCCGACGGCAGGGGCGCCCGGCGCGGCACTACCGGTTCCGGGCCGAGGCGGGCCATCTGCTGGGGCTGGACGTGGGCTCGCACCAGGTGACCGCGCTGCTCGCGGACCTCGACGGGCGGGTGCTGGGCTCGCTGTCCAAGGACGTCTCCGAGTCGGCGTCGGCGGACGACCGGCTGGAGCGGCTGCGCTCCACCGTCGCCGAGCTGCTCCGCAGGTCGGGCGTCTCCCGGGGCTCGCTGCGGGCGGTCGGCGTGGGCAGTCCGGGGGTCATCGAGGCCGACGGTGCCGTACGGCTGTGCGCGGCCCTGCCACAGTGGACGGGCCTGAATCTGGGTGAGCGGCTGAGCCGTTCCTTCAAGTGCGCCGTCCTGGTCGAGAACGACGCCAACGCCGCCGCCGTCGCCGAGCACTGGAAGGGCGCCGCCGCCGAGTCGGACGATGTGGTGTTCGTGCTGGCGGGGCTGAGCCCGGGCGCCGGTTCGCTGATCGGCGGGCGGCTGCACCGGGGGTACGGGGGCGCGGCCGGTGAGATCGGCGCGCTGCATCTGCTGGGCCGCGAGGCCACCCCGGAGGCGCTGCTGTCGACCACGGACGAGCCGCTGCATCCGCTGGACGAGCAGGCCGTCGCCGAGGTCTTCAAGCACGCGCGCGAGGGCGACGAACGGGCCCGTGAGGCCGTCGACCGCTTCATACAGCGGCTCGTCCACGACGTGACGGCCCTCGTCCTCGCCCTCGACCCCGAACTCGTCGTCGTCGGCGGCTGGGCGACCGGCATCGACGACGTCCTCGACCCCCTCCGCCACGAACTGGCCCGCTACTGCCTCCGCCCGCCCCGCGTCGCCCTCTCCCGGCTGGGCGAGGCGGCCGTCGCCATGGGCGCGCTCCGGCTGGCCCTGGACCATGTCGAGGAACAGCTGTTCGCGGTGGAGGGCACGGTCACGGCACGCCGCTGA